Proteins encoded in a region of the Roseovarius pelagicus genome:
- a CDS encoding metal-dependent hydrolase family protein, which translates to MFENAHRRRNFANPCTSREQIGVGPYMSGNMQETIITNVALWRGKNAEIEPNMSIRVRGDRIADVAPAGDLQPSVNEKVVDGQGTTAIPGMIDAHVHLTTNSDYSKVVDNSMYRALVPGTEKLLHGVRNGLRALAAGFTTLRVMGHRESGDVELASMIDRGLLPGPRLLVAPWVISMTGGRGDLFYPAALPRQPLDTADGVEECRKLVRLQRKLGAGFIKVTASAGYLSADDKVHWPNYTVDELKVIVSEAHDYDLKVAAHAHSPEGIKRALLAGVDTIEHGTNITDELIQMMVDQGAYLVPTLAIGDSIARRGSKSGVPAQGLEKMQGDNDSSGQYVRRAKDAGVKIVMGTDSSGNLCEFGEHARELELYVKLGMSPAEALLTTTSVAAEALGMEDEIGTVETGKYADIVLVNGNPLNDIGLLNREGGLRAVFKSGIDVTNPWPAIF; encoded by the coding sequence TTGTTTGAAAACGCGCATCGGCGGCGGAATTTCGCGAACCCTTGCACGTCACGCGAGCAAATTGGAGTCGGCCCTTATATGAGCGGAAATATGCAAGAAACGATCATCACCAACGTGGCGCTGTGGCGCGGCAAGAATGCCGAAATAGAACCCAATATGTCGATCCGCGTGCGCGGTGATCGGATCGCCGACGTCGCGCCTGCGGGCGACTTGCAGCCCTCAGTCAACGAGAAAGTGGTCGACGGCCAAGGAACAACGGCAATTCCCGGAATGATCGATGCCCATGTCCATCTCACGACCAACTCCGATTACTCCAAGGTCGTCGATAACTCGATGTACCGTGCACTTGTCCCGGGAACAGAGAAGCTGCTGCATGGCGTACGCAACGGCCTGCGCGCCTTAGCAGCCGGCTTCACGACCTTGCGCGTCATGGGCCATCGCGAAAGCGGCGATGTCGAACTGGCATCGATGATTGATCGCGGCCTACTGCCCGGCCCGCGGTTGCTGGTTGCACCTTGGGTGATTTCCATGACCGGAGGACGGGGCGACCTGTTCTATCCTGCCGCTTTGCCACGCCAACCCCTCGATACTGCGGACGGCGTAGAGGAATGTCGGAAACTGGTTCGATTGCAGCGCAAGCTTGGAGCCGGGTTCATCAAGGTGACCGCGAGCGCGGGATACCTTTCCGCCGACGACAAGGTTCACTGGCCGAATTACACCGTGGACGAACTGAAGGTCATTGTCAGCGAAGCCCATGATTACGACCTGAAGGTTGCTGCCCACGCTCATTCTCCCGAAGGCATAAAGCGTGCACTTTTGGCAGGTGTCGACACCATCGAGCACGGCACCAACATCACCGATGAACTGATTCAGATGATGGTCGATCAGGGGGCTTATTTGGTGCCAACACTGGCGATTGGAGATTCCATCGCGCGCAGAGGCTCAAAATCCGGCGTGCCAGCGCAGGGTCTGGAAAAAATGCAGGGGGACAACGATAGTTCCGGGCAATATGTACGCAGGGCAAAGGATGCGGGCGTAAAGATTGTCATGGGCACCGATTCTTCAGGCAATCTGTGCGAGTTCGGCGAACACGCGCGTGAACTCGAACTTTATGTCAAGCTTGGCATGTCCCCTGCCGAGGCATTGTTGACGACAACGTCTGTCGCCGCCGAGGCGCTGGGTATGGAAGATGAAATCGGCACTGTCGAAACAGGGAAATATGCTGATATCGTGCTGGTGAACGGCAACCCACTGAATGACATTGGATTACTGAACCGCGAGGGTGGTTTGCGAGCCGTCTTCAAGTCCGGGATTGACGTGACAAACCCCTGGCCGGCAATATTCTGA
- a CDS encoding flavin reductase family protein has product MTIVNADRNQFIKAMRDVACSVTVVTTDGNAGRHGATVSAFNSLSADPPTVLVCLRSDSRISQMVTENGCFTVNVLPEECRDIARTFAGEFDADYPDRFEGLNLLELAGLAPGIESATIFTAKIVKAIDHGSHTVFIGEVAHVVSARKPPLTYHDGAYRGLHFTTPFATN; this is encoded by the coding sequence ATGACAATTGTGAACGCGGATCGAAATCAATTCATCAAAGCCATGCGCGATGTCGCGTGTTCAGTCACCGTCGTCACAACGGACGGCAACGCCGGGCGGCATGGCGCAACCGTCAGTGCATTCAATTCCCTTTCCGCTGACCCACCAACTGTTCTGGTGTGCCTGCGCAGCGATAGCCGCATCAGCCAGATGGTTACGGAAAATGGCTGTTTTACAGTGAACGTTCTGCCCGAGGAATGCCGCGATATAGCACGTACATTCGCCGGCGAATTCGATGCGGATTACCCTGATCGTTTCGAGGGGTTGAACTTGCTCGAGCTGGCCGGGCTCGCACCGGGAATTGAAAGCGCCACCATATTCACGGCCAAGATAGTAAAGGCCATAGACCATGGTAGCCATACGGTTTTCATCGGTGAGGTCGCTCATGTTGTTTCGGCTCGGAAACCGCCCCTGACCTATCATGACGGAGCCTATCGCGGGCTGCATTTCACCACCCCGTTCGCGACAAACTAG
- a CDS encoding LLM class flavin-dependent oxidoreductase — translation MEFDLHFTMDYHDKSHGGDRIYKDMVDQAILADKLGYKSVSVTEHHLLEIGVMPAPLTAAVKIAAHTKNLEIITGVVVLPLHDMRIYAGEVIVADIFCEGRLILGVGRGAYKFEMERLDVPMDEARERFDESLNILQALLSEEEVSWDGKYYKFAPLTVMPRPVTPGGPPMLMAVLNPEAIYHCSKRGFNILTTPLAGDKIHFKAQVDAFNRGKQELEEQGDKLQLIVSRSGHIATSEAQKQKKLEQAHHHFSRFDNIFTGPVIVDAGTVRSLPRTQTIEELEQNLLICPPQEMVDRLGQFLDLGIDRISLNMNFGPSQEETMETIQCIVEEVMPHFSISQKSATSAEA, via the coding sequence ATGGAATTCGATCTTCATTTCACTATGGACTACCATGACAAATCTCACGGTGGCGATCGCATCTACAAGGACATGGTTGATCAAGCCATTCTGGCCGACAAGCTGGGATACAAATCTGTTTCCGTAACCGAACATCACCTTTTGGAAATCGGCGTCATGCCTGCGCCGCTGACGGCAGCGGTCAAGATTGCAGCCCACACGAAAAACCTTGAGATCATCACCGGCGTGGTTGTCCTGCCTCTTCACGACATGCGCATCTATGCCGGTGAGGTGATCGTGGCGGATATTTTCTGCGAAGGCCGTTTGATCCTTGGTGTAGGTCGCGGCGCCTACAAGTTTGAGATGGAGCGGCTGGACGTTCCGATGGATGAAGCCCGCGAGAGGTTCGATGAATCGCTCAATATCTTGCAGGCGCTTTTGTCCGAAGAAGAAGTGTCCTGGGACGGGAAATACTACAAATTCGCCCCCCTGACGGTCATGCCGCGACCAGTAACACCGGGTGGCCCACCCATGTTAATGGCGGTGCTCAACCCCGAAGCTATCTACCATTGCAGTAAGCGCGGGTTTAACATCCTGACCACGCCGCTTGCAGGTGACAAGATCCATTTCAAGGCGCAGGTGGATGCATTCAATCGCGGCAAGCAAGAACTGGAGGAGCAAGGCGATAAACTGCAACTGATCGTGTCCCGTTCCGGCCATATTGCAACATCAGAGGCACAGAAGCAGAAGAAACTGGAGCAAGCGCACCACCACTTCAGCCGCTTCGACAACATCTTCACTGGCCCGGTCATCGTCGATGCAGGCACGGTCCGTTCGTTGCCTCGCACGCAAACGATCGAAGAACTCGAACAGAACCTTCTGATCTGCCCACCCCAAGAAATGGTGGACCGTCTCGGACAGTTCTTGGATTTAGGAATCGATCGGATCAGCCTGAACATGAACTTCGGCCCTTCTCAGGAAGAGACCATGGAAACAATCCAGTGCATTGTGGAAGAAGTGATGCCGCATTTCTCAATTTCGCAAAAAAGCGCGACCTCAGCCGAAGCTTGA
- a CDS encoding amidohydrolase family protein, protein MTSTLLMNVDLWPGEGPSIQKAVSILITNGRVAEIGPAAKLVAPQNATIVDCEGVTAIPGLSDVHVHLTTNSDMSRIVDNATYRAMVPGTEKLLHGVRNGLRALAAGFTTLRIMGHRDSGDIELRNCIDRGLLPGPRLSVAPWVISMTGGRGDLFYPAAWARQPLDTADGVDECRLVVRAHRKLGADFIKFTASAGTQSAGDKVHWPNYTLEEMKVIVSEAHDYDMKVAAHAHSTEGIRRVLAAGIDTVEHGSFMDDGCIETMLKQDTILVPTLSISDFVIHNSERSGARPEGITKMKEVREVRRRNLKKAIKAGVKIAMGTDSSGNLCPFGNHARELELYVELGMSPLEALETATVRAAEALGREDVTGLLTKDAIADVVLLNSNPLEDIGVLRREGGIRAVYKDGIDVSNPWPAVF, encoded by the coding sequence ATGACTTCGACGCTACTAATGAACGTGGATTTGTGGCCGGGTGAAGGCCCTAGTATCCAAAAGGCGGTATCGATACTCATCACGAACGGGCGGGTCGCAGAGATCGGTCCCGCAGCAAAGCTTGTCGCACCACAAAACGCGACGATTGTCGATTGCGAAGGCGTGACCGCCATTCCGGGCTTGTCAGACGTCCATGTCCATTTGACTACAAATTCCGACATGAGTCGAATTGTCGACAATGCCACCTATCGCGCGATGGTGCCCGGAACGGAGAAGCTATTGCATGGGGTGCGCAACGGGCTGCGTGCCTTGGCTGCGGGTTTCACGACACTGCGGATCATGGGGCACCGCGACAGCGGTGACATCGAGCTGCGCAATTGTATTGACCGCGGTCTGTTGCCCGGCCCACGTCTCAGCGTCGCGCCTTGGGTCATCTCGATGACCGGTGGTCGCGGCGATCTGTTCTATCCTGCGGCCTGGGCTCGTCAGCCTCTTGATACCGCCGACGGGGTCGACGAATGCCGCCTAGTGGTGCGCGCACACCGCAAGCTGGGCGCCGACTTCATCAAGTTCACCGCCAGCGCTGGCACCCAATCGGCAGGCGACAAAGTGCATTGGCCGAATTATACGCTCGAAGAAATGAAAGTCATCGTGTCCGAAGCGCATGACTATGACATGAAAGTCGCGGCCCATGCCCATTCCACTGAAGGCATCCGGCGGGTTCTGGCGGCAGGCATAGATACGGTCGAACATGGCAGTTTCATGGACGACGGCTGCATCGAAACAATGCTAAAACAGGACACGATTCTGGTGCCGACCCTGTCAATTTCCGATTTCGTTATCCACAACAGCGAGCGTAGCGGCGCGCGCCCCGAGGGGATTACCAAAATGAAAGAGGTTCGCGAGGTCCGGCGGCGCAATCTCAAGAAGGCGATCAAGGCCGGTGTAAAGATCGCGATGGGCACGGATTCGTCTGGCAACCTGTGCCCGTTCGGAAACCACGCTCGAGAGCTCGAACTCTATGTCGAACTCGGCATGTCGCCCCTTGAGGCACTGGAAACCGCGACCGTTCGTGCCGCAGAGGCCTTGGGGCGGGAAGACGTGACCGGCCTGCTCACAAAGGATGCCATTGCCGACGTCGTGCTGCTCAACAGCAATCCGCTTGAGGACATCGGCGTTCTTCGCCGCGAGGGTGGCATACGCGCGGTATACAAGGACGGTATCGATGTTTCGAACCCCTGGCCAGCAGTGTTCTGA
- a CDS encoding aldehyde dehydrogenase family protein, with product MPDSEQFYINGSWVAPHGTAKFDVVNPATEDVCAVISLGEQEDVDHAVRSARDAFESWAQTDAKQRIELLENLAAIFERRQDEMARTISMEMGAPIDLAKGPQVAIALRHIKTFVDVLRNYAFEHPLTPDRERDHIIREPIGVSALITPWNWPMNQIAQKVGAALAAGCTCILKPSEVAPLSAMLLAEFIDEAAFPDGVFNLVNGNGPGVGAALSKHPDIRMISLTGSGRAGQAITETAAPTFKRVVLELGGKGANIVFADSDYRQAVAKGTKQCFNNSGQTCNAPTRMLVERSCFDEAVKIAAQTARETDIDAPDKSGAHIGPLALRPQYDKVQAMIQSGLDEGARLVAGGAGRPEGITRGYYVRPTVFANVTPDMRIFREEIFGPVLAMTPFDTEEHAIALANNCDFGLTNYIQTGDPDKARRLARKLQSGMVIVNDAARAPTSPFGGVKHSGNGREGGIWGLEEFLEIKSISGW from the coding sequence ATGCCTGACTCCGAGCAATTCTACATCAACGGAAGCTGGGTCGCCCCGCATGGCACTGCCAAGTTTGATGTCGTGAATCCCGCAACCGAAGACGTCTGTGCTGTTATATCTCTTGGCGAACAAGAGGATGTTGACCACGCAGTTCGTTCGGCCAGAGATGCGTTCGAAAGCTGGGCGCAAACCGATGCAAAACAGCGCATCGAACTGCTGGAAAACCTCGCGGCCATCTTTGAACGTCGGCAGGACGAAATGGCGCGCACCATCTCAATGGAGATGGGCGCCCCGATCGATCTGGCGAAAGGCCCTCAGGTGGCCATTGCCCTGCGTCACATCAAAACCTTTGTCGACGTGCTGCGAAACTACGCATTCGAACATCCTTTGACGCCCGATCGCGAGCGTGATCATATCATTCGCGAACCGATCGGCGTCAGCGCATTGATCACGCCATGGAATTGGCCGATGAATCAAATCGCGCAGAAAGTAGGCGCTGCATTGGCCGCCGGATGCACATGCATCCTCAAGCCGTCCGAAGTCGCGCCACTTTCCGCAATGCTCCTTGCCGAATTCATTGACGAGGCTGCATTTCCAGACGGCGTGTTCAACCTCGTCAATGGCAACGGACCGGGTGTTGGCGCCGCGCTGTCAAAACACCCAGACATTCGGATGATATCGCTGACCGGTTCAGGGCGCGCAGGACAGGCCATCACCGAGACCGCCGCTCCCACCTTCAAACGCGTCGTGCTGGAGCTCGGTGGCAAGGGAGCGAACATCGTGTTTGCCGACAGTGACTACAGGCAGGCAGTGGCCAAGGGCACGAAGCAATGCTTCAACAACAGCGGTCAAACCTGCAACGCACCAACCCGGATGCTGGTAGAGCGGTCCTGCTTTGACGAAGCGGTCAAGATTGCGGCCCAAACCGCACGAGAAACCGATATCGACGCACCCGATAAATCCGGCGCGCATATTGGTCCACTGGCACTCAGGCCGCAGTATGACAAGGTACAGGCAATGATACAATCGGGCCTCGATGAAGGTGCTCGCCTCGTTGCCGGCGGCGCAGGACGGCCCGAAGGGATCACGCGGGGCTACTATGTGCGCCCCACAGTTTTTGCAAATGTAACCCCCGACATGCGGATTTTCCGAGAGGAAATTTTTGGCCCGGTCCTTGCGATGACCCCCTTCGACACCGAAGAGCACGCGATCGCGCTCGCCAATAACTGCGATTTCGGGCTGACAAACTACATCCAGACCGGCGATCCCGACAAAGCGCGGCGATTGGCAAGGAAACTTCAGTCCGGGATGGTGATAGTCAACGATGCGGCACGCGCCCCGACAAGCCCGTTCGGCGGTGTAAAACATTCCGGCAATGGGCGCGAAGGCGGCATTTGGGGCTTGGAAGAATTTCTGGAGATCAAATCCATCAGCGGTTGGTAA
- a CDS encoding dipeptide ABC transporter ATP-binding protein, producing MNQIDKQDKTAADSLVRISGFGLGYQIGSQNLLQILRHIDLTIQKGDVVGLVGESGCGKSSLAYNLLGYRAGNSRIISGHVMLDDVDVTTLSRTELDKVRGRKVALVPQDPTTALSPHMRIASQLREVLIQHGYSSKSVDTAGRLRDLMMLIGLTDTDRILNSYPHELSGGQQQRIVIAMALSCDPEVVVLDEPTTGLDVTTQGQIIRLLRSLKVKLGTAMLYVTHDLNVLAQIADRVVVMYAGCVVETAPVDLLFEQPGHPYTRGLIGSIPSIRQTARNEMRLQGILRRSELGNGCPFAARCQYATDRCVHEMPEREQAAALHELACHHWRDLPKYAAYVSADAKTEIASVADRKDVLTVEDLDISYGSTGFFSRLLSRGTAPVVKGFSLTIKRGEIVSLVGESGSGKSTIAKAITGMIESVSGSIKYMGDQELGLIAARKNDLLREIQYVFQNPDSSLNPRRTIRATLTRPIRRFQPDLTANQRLELMVSALRNVQLDESYLSRYPGQLSGGERQRVAIARGLVANPSLLLCDEILSALDVSVQAKVIDVLLDLRKQGDIAMLFISHDLSVVRAISDRVVVLYKGAVMEQGKTDRIYEPPYHPYTHVLLSAAPEPGRALGEGEPVELPKLSGEGCVFANRCPWKKGEICDRETPAVRQTEDLTIHCHHDLETLGKLATWHKM from the coding sequence GTGAATCAAATCGATAAACAGGACAAAACGGCGGCCGACAGCTTGGTGCGAATTTCGGGCTTTGGGCTTGGTTACCAGATCGGGTCGCAGAATCTTCTCCAGATACTCCGGCATATTGATCTTACTATTCAAAAGGGCGACGTTGTCGGGTTGGTGGGTGAATCCGGCTGTGGCAAGTCCTCGTTGGCCTATAACCTGCTGGGGTATAGGGCAGGCAACAGCCGCATCATCAGCGGCCACGTCATGCTGGATGATGTTGATGTTACCACGCTGAGCCGGACGGAACTGGATAAGGTTCGCGGTCGCAAGGTGGCGCTGGTTCCGCAGGACCCGACGACCGCGCTGAGCCCGCATATGCGGATCGCGTCACAGCTTCGCGAGGTGCTGATTCAGCACGGCTATTCATCAAAATCCGTTGATACCGCGGGACGGCTGCGCGATTTGATGATGCTGATCGGGCTGACCGACACGGATCGTATTCTGAACAGCTATCCGCACGAGTTGTCGGGCGGCCAGCAACAGCGGATCGTCATTGCGATGGCGCTTTCCTGTGATCCTGAAGTCGTTGTTCTGGACGAGCCGACCACGGGTTTGGATGTCACCACCCAGGGCCAGATCATCCGCCTGCTGCGTTCATTGAAGGTAAAGCTTGGCACAGCGATGCTTTATGTCACGCATGATCTGAATGTTCTCGCTCAGATAGCGGACAGGGTCGTCGTGATGTATGCCGGATGTGTGGTCGAAACCGCACCGGTTGATCTGCTGTTTGAACAACCGGGTCATCCATATACCCGCGGATTGATCGGATCGATCCCAAGCATTCGCCAAACCGCCCGGAATGAAATGCGGTTGCAGGGTATCCTGCGGCGCTCGGAACTGGGGAATGGCTGCCCGTTTGCAGCGCGCTGCCAATATGCAACAGACAGATGCGTCCACGAAATGCCGGAAAGGGAACAGGCTGCGGCTCTACACGAGCTTGCCTGTCACCATTGGCGTGATCTGCCGAAATATGCCGCCTACGTATCCGCCGATGCGAAAACGGAAATTGCGAGCGTGGCGGACAGGAAGGACGTCTTGACCGTCGAGGACTTAGATATCAGCTACGGCTCGACCGGGTTTTTTTCGCGATTGCTGAGCCGTGGGACCGCGCCGGTGGTCAAGGGCTTTTCCCTGACGATCAAACGCGGTGAGATCGTATCGCTGGTCGGGGAGTCCGGCAGTGGAAAATCCACGATTGCCAAGGCGATCACCGGAATGATCGAATCCGTCAGCGGCAGTATCAAGTACATGGGCGACCAGGAGCTTGGGCTGATTGCTGCGCGTAAGAATGACCTTCTTCGCGAAATTCAGTATGTGTTCCAAAACCCGGACTCGTCACTCAATCCGAGACGCACAATCAGGGCGACCCTCACGCGTCCAATTCGCCGTTTTCAGCCCGATCTCACTGCCAACCAGCGGCTTGAGTTGATGGTGAGCGCCCTGCGCAATGTGCAATTGGACGAGTCTTACTTAAGCCGCTACCCTGGCCAGCTATCGGGGGGAGAGCGCCAGCGCGTGGCGATTGCACGTGGCCTGGTGGCAAACCCGTCACTTCTGTTGTGCGATGAGATTCTGTCGGCGCTGGATGTTTCGGTACAGGCCAAGGTCATCGACGTGTTGCTGGACCTGCGCAAGCAGGGCGACATCGCCATGCTGTTCATCAGCCACGACCTGTCGGTGGTGCGGGCCATCTCGGACCGGGTTGTCGTTCTGTATAAGGGGGCGGTAATGGAACAGGGCAAAACTGACCGCATCTATGAGCCACCTTACCATCCTTATACCCACGTGCTGCTGAGCGCCGCACCTGAACCCGGTCGGGCGCTTGGAGAAGGCGAGCCCGTTGAGCTTCCCAAACTTAGCGGGGAGGGCTGCGTCTTTGCCAACCGCTGCCCTTGGAAGAAGGGCGAAATCTGCGATCGGGAAACGCCGGCCGTGCGCCAGACCGAGGATCTGACGATTCATTGTCACCACGATCTGGAAACACTCGGAAAACTGGCAACCTGGCATAAGATGTGA
- a CDS encoding ABC transporter permease, with amino-acid sequence MKFRALPLSMRFGLAILATHVAIAILGIFWTPFPFDKIGAGIPATGASWAHPFGIDQLGRDVLSRIMYASHIVLMMTITGTLIGMVLGTTLGLLSALVGGFFDTILQRFFEALISIPFLVLGLIAISTAGPNLSGEPMLISAVVGFVFFPRIARIARAAGLQVVTKDYVVAARLRGESYLAIVVQEVLPNCSGPLLVELALRAGYAPVLIGAFGFLGFGVRAPLPEWGLMLSENRDLILLTPITTIGPGIALATLIFGLNLFTDGLARMLDRSGARDQ; translated from the coding sequence ATGAAGTTTCGGGCACTGCCGCTGAGCATGCGGTTCGGTCTCGCCATCCTTGCCACGCATGTTGCGATCGCAATTTTGGGAATTTTCTGGACGCCGTTTCCGTTCGACAAGATTGGCGCGGGCATTCCTGCGACCGGGGCGAGCTGGGCACATCCCTTTGGCATCGATCAGTTGGGACGAGACGTTCTCAGCCGCATCATGTACGCGTCGCACATCGTTTTGATGATGACGATCACGGGGACGCTGATCGGAATGGTGCTGGGCACGACGCTCGGGTTGTTGTCGGCGCTTGTCGGCGGGTTCTTTGATACGATCTTGCAACGTTTTTTCGAGGCTCTGATCTCTATCCCCTTCCTAGTCCTCGGCCTGATCGCGATCAGTACCGCCGGTCCTAACCTGTCCGGTGAACCGATGCTGATTTCAGCTGTCGTCGGTTTTGTATTCTTTCCGCGCATTGCTCGGATCGCCCGTGCAGCGGGCTTGCAGGTGGTCACGAAGGACTACGTTGTGGCCGCCCGCCTGCGCGGGGAATCCTATCTGGCCATCGTCGTGCAGGAAGTGCTGCCAAATTGTTCTGGTCCTTTGCTGGTCGAACTGGCGCTGAGAGCAGGCTATGCGCCGGTGCTCATTGGTGCGTTCGGCTTTCTCGGCTTTGGCGTGCGAGCGCCGCTACCGGAGTGGGGGCTAATGTTGAGCGAGAACCGGGATCTGATTTTGCTGACGCCCATCACCACGATTGGGCCCGGCATCGCCTTGGCAACGCTTATCTTTGGCTTGAATCTTTTTACTGACGGGCTGGCGCGGATGCTCGACCGTTCGGGGGCGCGCGACCAATGA
- a CDS encoding ABC transporter permease: MISKLIVTRIFYALVTLLLVSAVIFAAVEILPGDVASRILGRSATEESLAELRRQLGYDQPALVRYFEWLGGVVQGDFGNSISSQRPVSEIIGPKLLNTAILATCAFLLSLPMSLIPAALQAVKPGSLVDTIISSVNFVLLSIPDYLLASIALITFVVAFPILPSTSMVTENSSFGDWVVALLMPTVVLAISVSIYTVRLLRDGLIEVLSQDYVRMAELKGMPQRIVLWRHAFPNALGPSINNMALNISYLIGGVIIVEEVFTYPGFGSVMVNALTTRDAPVVEATVLIAAAIYICANTLADIGSILSNPRLRGKH; encoded by the coding sequence ATGATCAGCAAATTGATCGTTACGCGGATCTTTTACGCGCTTGTTACGCTGCTGTTGGTCTCCGCTGTGATTTTCGCAGCAGTCGAGATTTTGCCGGGTGATGTGGCGTCCCGAATTCTTGGTAGGTCTGCCACAGAGGAAAGCCTGGCCGAGCTGCGGCGGCAACTGGGCTATGATCAGCCTGCGCTTGTGCGATATTTTGAATGGCTGGGTGGAGTCGTGCAGGGCGATTTCGGAAATTCGATCTCGTCCCAACGCCCGGTGTCCGAGATTATCGGGCCGAAGCTCCTGAACACGGCGATCCTTGCAACCTGCGCCTTCTTGTTGTCGCTGCCGATGTCTCTCATCCCTGCGGCGTTGCAGGCGGTAAAGCCAGGGTCGCTCGTCGATACGATCATTTCGAGCGTCAACTTTGTTTTGTTGTCGATACCGGATTACCTTCTGGCGAGTATCGCGCTCATAACCTTTGTGGTGGCCTTTCCGATCCTCCCATCGACATCAATGGTCACCGAAAACTCAAGTTTCGGAGACTGGGTTGTTGCTCTGCTCATGCCGACTGTGGTGCTTGCCATATCCGTGTCGATCTACACGGTGCGCCTTTTGCGTGATGGTTTGATTGAGGTTCTGTCGCAGGACTATGTACGTATGGCGGAGCTGAAGGGGATGCCGCAGCGTATTGTGCTCTGGCGGCACGCGTTCCCGAACGCTCTTGGCCCGTCGATCAACAACATGGCATTGAATATTTCCTACCTGATCGGCGGTGTGATCATCGTTGAAGAAGTGTTCACATATCCAGGGTTCGGCAGCGTCATGGTGAACGCGCTGACAACACGTGATGCGCCGGTTGTCGAGGCGACCGTGCTGATCGCTGCGGCCATCTATATCTGCGCAAACACGCTTGCCGATATTGGGTCGATCCTTTCCAACCCAAGGCTTCGGGGCAAACATTGA